In Methylococcus geothermalis, one genomic interval encodes:
- the hflC gene encoding protease modulator HflC, producing MIAARHLVSLVAALVLLALYLSAYTVDQTQQVIVTQFGRPVGEPITDPGLHFKLPFVQQVNRFDKRYLAWDGPMVEMSTKDKTYIQVDTFARWRITDAMRYYLRLRDERSAQSRLEDILGSETRTAIARHELIEVVRSDKVRQPLRDEGLAAQLPEVGLRPTRVGRQQIEKDVFESAAPKLAEFGIELLDVRFKRLNYNPEVLERIHQRMISERLQIAQRFRSEGEGEAARIAGNKERDINEIASTAYKRVQEIVGEADAKATGIYAKAYTQRPEAAEFYRFLKSMETYRRIIDRDATIVLSTRSDLFSLLKRIETERKP from the coding sequence ATGATCGCCGCAAGACACCTGGTTTCCCTCGTGGCCGCGCTGGTGCTGCTGGCGCTGTATCTGTCCGCTTACACCGTCGACCAGACCCAGCAGGTCATCGTCACCCAGTTCGGCCGTCCGGTGGGCGAGCCGATCACCGACCCCGGACTGCACTTCAAGCTGCCTTTCGTCCAGCAGGTCAACCGTTTCGACAAGCGCTACCTGGCCTGGGACGGCCCCATGGTCGAAATGTCCACCAAGGACAAGACGTACATCCAGGTCGACACCTTCGCCCGCTGGCGCATCACCGACGCCATGCGCTACTACCTGCGGCTGCGGGACGAGCGCAGCGCCCAGTCGCGGCTGGAGGACATTCTCGGCAGCGAGACCCGCACCGCGATCGCGCGGCACGAGCTGATCGAGGTCGTGCGCAGCGACAAGGTGCGTCAGCCTTTGCGGGACGAAGGCCTCGCCGCGCAGTTGCCGGAGGTGGGGCTGCGCCCGACCCGGGTCGGGCGGCAGCAGATCGAGAAAGACGTGTTCGAGAGTGCGGCCCCCAAGCTGGCGGAATTCGGCATCGAGCTGCTCGACGTGCGCTTCAAGCGCCTCAACTACAACCCGGAGGTGCTGGAGCGCATCCACCAGCGCATGATCAGCGAGCGCCTGCAGATCGCCCAGCGCTTCCGTTCGGAAGGGGAGGGCGAGGCGGCCCGCATCGCCGGCAACAAGGAGCGCGACATCAACGAGATCGCGTCCACCGCCTACAAGCGGGTCCAGGAGATCGTGGGCGAAGCCGATGCCAAGGCCACCGGAATCTATGCCAAGGCCTACACCCAGCGCCCCGAGGCCGCCGAGTTCTACCGCTTCCTCAAGAGCATGGAGACCTACCGCAGGATCATCGACCGCGACGCCACCATCGTCCTGTCCACCCGCAGCGACCTGTTTTCCCTGCTCAAGCGCATCGAGACTGAGCGGAAGCCTTGA
- the hflK gene encoding FtsH protease activity modulator HflK, with protein MENSNSPWGRISKPLPGSLPASPARIVLIVLAVMALWTAYYTIPAESEGVVRRFGKYIRKVPPGLHFKLPYGIDSVIAVPTQRQLKLEFGFATTGATNPDQVGREPGKERSMVTGDLNSALVEWIVQYRITEPQDYLFAVRDPGLTLRDISESVMRTVVGDRTVDEIITIGRQEIEETSLQRMRTLAELYHLGVSISQVQLKNVNPPEPVQSSFNEVNRAQQDRENVINLANGEYNKAVPRARGEADQQIRAAEGYRFKRINEAEGDVAAFSAVLEQYVKAPEVTRTRLYLETMGDVLPQAKQSIVVDETVQQILPMLPLPAATQEEKR; from the coding sequence ATGGAAAATTCGAACTCTCCCTGGGGACGCATCTCCAAGCCACTGCCCGGATCGCTGCCGGCTTCGCCTGCCCGCATCGTCCTGATCGTGTTGGCGGTCATGGCGCTGTGGACCGCCTATTACACGATTCCCGCCGAATCCGAAGGCGTCGTGCGCCGGTTCGGCAAGTACATCCGCAAGGTGCCGCCGGGCCTCCATTTCAAGCTGCCCTACGGCATCGACAGCGTCATCGCCGTGCCGACCCAGCGCCAGCTCAAGCTGGAGTTCGGGTTCGCCACGACGGGCGCGACCAATCCGGACCAGGTGGGTCGTGAACCCGGCAAGGAACGTTCCATGGTCACCGGCGACCTGAATTCGGCATTGGTCGAGTGGATCGTGCAATACCGTATCACCGAGCCGCAAGACTATCTGTTCGCGGTGCGCGATCCCGGCCTCACCCTGCGCGACATTTCCGAGTCCGTCATGCGCACCGTGGTCGGCGATCGGACGGTGGACGAAATCATCACCATCGGGCGGCAGGAGATCGAAGAAACCTCGCTGCAGCGAATGCGCACGCTGGCCGAGCTTTATCACCTGGGCGTCTCCATCAGCCAGGTGCAGCTCAAGAACGTCAATCCGCCGGAGCCGGTCCAGTCCTCATTCAACGAAGTCAACCGGGCCCAGCAGGACCGCGAAAACGTCATCAACCTCGCCAACGGCGAATACAACAAGGCGGTGCCCCGCGCCCGCGGCGAGGCCGACCAGCAGATCCGGGCGGCGGAAGGATACCGCTTCAAGCGGATCAACGAGGCGGAAGGCGACGTCGCGGCCTTCAGCGCCGTGCTGGAGCAGTACGTCAAGGCGCCGGAGGTGACGCGCACCCGGCTCTACCTCGAAACCATGGGCGACGTGCTGCCACAGGCCAAGCAGTCGATCGTGGTCGACGAGACGGTGCAGCAGATATTGCCGATGCTGCCCCTGCCGGCCGCCACGCAGGAGGAAAAGCGATGA
- a CDS encoding SIMPL domain-containing protein (The SIMPL domain is named for its presence in mouse protein SIMPL (signalling molecule that associates with mouse pelle-like kinase). Bacterial member BP26, from Brucella, was shown to assemble into a channel-like structure, while YggE from E. coli has been associated with resistance to oxidative stress.), whose protein sequence is MNARIRVLGFLLASSALSAVQADERAPLTYDRIDLSSEAQGEVQNDILVAMLSSEMEGPKAAALAVEVNKTIAKAVDRIKQVPEIKVQTLGYQTSPVYQKERISGWRVKQSIRLESLDAGKLGGLLGELQQQLHLESVGYETSPQKRKEAEDGLIKEALGAFRQRAELVTRELGRSRYRIVALRVDTGGPPVRPMALGMRAMAVEAAAPVPIEAGTQKVEVNVSGTVELQLN, encoded by the coding sequence TTGAATGCGCGAATCCGGGTTTTGGGTTTTCTGCTGGCGTCGTCGGCCCTGTCCGCCGTGCAGGCGGACGAGCGAGCGCCATTGACTTACGACCGAATCGATCTATCGTCCGAAGCTCAGGGCGAGGTCCAGAACGACATCCTCGTCGCCATGCTTTCCAGCGAGATGGAGGGCCCCAAGGCCGCGGCCCTGGCCGTCGAGGTCAACAAGACCATTGCCAAGGCGGTCGACCGGATCAAGCAGGTGCCGGAGATCAAGGTACAGACCCTCGGTTACCAGACTTCGCCGGTCTACCAGAAGGAGCGCATCAGCGGCTGGCGGGTGAAGCAGTCGATCCGGCTGGAAAGCCTCGATGCCGGCAAGCTCGGCGGCCTGCTGGGGGAGCTTCAGCAGCAGCTTCATCTCGAATCCGTCGGTTACGAAACCTCGCCGCAGAAACGTAAAGAAGCCGAAGACGGCTTGATCAAAGAAGCGCTGGGGGCGTTCCGCCAGCGTGCCGAATTGGTGACCCGCGAACTGGGCCGCAGCCGCTACCGGATCGTCGCCCTGCGGGTCGATACCGGCGGTCCGCCGGTCCGGCCGATGGCGCTGGGCATGCGCGCCATGGCCGTGGAGGCGGCCGCGCCGGTACCGATCGAAGCCGGCACGCAGAAGGTCGAGGTGAACGTGAGCGGCACCGTCGAGCTCCAGCTAAACTGA
- a CDS encoding DUF3862 domain-containing protein, whose amino-acid sequence MKQRLRGMTRALLPAALGLILAACENKVTRENYDKLAIGMEYSKVVELLGQPENCQSVVSVKSCVWGKDPKTISVQFMGEKILFYSNTGL is encoded by the coding sequence ATGAAGCAACGCCTGCGTGGCATGACACGCGCCCTGCTGCCGGCCGCACTCGGGCTGATCCTGGCCGCCTGCGAAAACAAGGTGACCCGCGAGAACTACGACAAGCTCGCCATCGGCATGGAATATTCCAAGGTCGTCGAGCTGCTCGGCCAACCGGAGAACTGCCAGTCCGTGGTTTCGGTCAAGAGCTGCGTCTGGGGCAAGGACCCCAAGACCATCAGCGTGCAGTTCATGGGCGAGAAGATATTGTTCTATTCGAACACCGGCCTTTAA
- a CDS encoding retropepsin-like aspartic protease family protein, producing MASSKDPWPGIARPYLLACAIFGLWPAGAEAGGLADQLAALAQEHGFSIEGLDRLSAEPGRTAEGGIKDRLKALLQGYNYILAESRPGRIERLVITGTARGGGKPPPSSTIPTLRIGAHHQVEAILVGPNGVPRTVSVLVDTGASTVVLPTSMINTLGFDAERLSAGISQTASGQVRTQTGVLPSVTVGPASAENVPVSFIADKRLNGAMLLGMSYLNRFRVTIDDEHDEIVLLAK from the coding sequence ATGGCTAGCTCCAAAGACCCCTGGCCGGGAATCGCCCGGCCGTATCTGCTGGCATGCGCGATCTTCGGGCTGTGGCCGGCTGGCGCTGAAGCGGGCGGGCTGGCGGATCAGCTCGCCGCACTGGCGCAGGAACACGGATTCTCGATCGAAGGGCTCGACCGCTTGAGCGCCGAACCGGGCCGCACCGCCGAAGGCGGTATCAAAGACCGCCTGAAGGCGCTATTGCAGGGTTACAACTACATTCTGGCGGAAAGCCGGCCGGGGCGGATCGAGCGGCTGGTCATCACCGGCACCGCCCGCGGCGGAGGGAAACCGCCGCCGAGCTCGACCATCCCCACCCTCCGCATCGGCGCTCATCACCAGGTGGAGGCCATTCTGGTCGGCCCGAACGGAGTTCCACGGACCGTATCCGTCCTGGTCGACACCGGCGCATCGACGGTGGTGCTGCCGACCTCGATGATCAACACCCTGGGATTCGATGCCGAAAGGCTTTCCGCCGGCATCAGCCAGACCGCGAGCGGCCAGGTCCGCACCCAGACCGGCGTGCTTCCCTCCGTCACCGTCGGCCCCGCCTCCGCCGAGAACGTCCCGGTCAGCTTCATCGCCGACAAACGACTGAACGGCGCGATGCTGCTGGGCATGAGCTATCTGAACCGGTTCCGCGTCACCATCGACGACGAACACGACGAGATCGTGCTCCTGGCGAAATAG
- a CDS encoding HugZ family pyridoxamine 5'-phosphate oxidase, producing the protein MAELDEIGIEARALLNQAYDGVLSTHSADMPGYPFGSVMPYCLDRGGVPVIYIANIAQHTRNVQANPKVSLIVLDRSVGDVQTNGRLTLLADAQPVPEDDVDAAERYFSFFPDARRFHNTHSFAFYRLMPVRLRYIGGFGRIHWLSPERVLRPNPFRAEEERAMLEHMNADHRQAMRRYCEAGGVALEAGCEPALVGIDGEGFQLRVGSRVVRFAFPAPVSTQAEVRAALVAMARSGQ; encoded by the coding sequence ATGGCGGAATTGGACGAAATCGGAATCGAAGCGCGCGCGCTGCTGAATCAGGCGTATGACGGCGTGCTTTCCACGCATTCGGCGGACATGCCGGGATATCCCTTCGGCTCGGTGATGCCGTACTGCTTGGATCGGGGCGGCGTACCCGTCATCTACATCGCCAACATCGCCCAGCACACCCGGAATGTCCAGGCGAACCCCAAGGTCTCGCTGATCGTGCTCGACCGCAGCGTCGGGGACGTGCAGACCAACGGCCGGCTGACCCTCCTCGCGGACGCGCAGCCCGTGCCGGAGGACGACGTGGATGCCGCCGAGCGTTATTTCTCCTTTTTCCCCGACGCCCGCCGTTTCCACAACACCCATTCCTTCGCCTTCTACCGGCTGATGCCGGTGCGCCTGCGCTACATCGGCGGCTTCGGGCGTATCCATTGGCTGTCGCCGGAACGGGTGCTGCGGCCCAACCCCTTCCGGGCAGAGGAGGAGCGGGCGATGCTGGAGCACATGAACGCCGACCACCGCCAGGCGATGCGCCGGTATTGCGAGGCGGGCGGTGTGGCCCTCGAGGCCGGCTGCGAGCCGGCCCTGGTCGGGATCGACGGGGAGGGATTCCAGCTCCGGGTGGGTTCCAGGGTGGTGCGTTTCGCCTTTCCCGCTCCTGTTTCCACGCAGGCGGAAGTGAGGGCGGCCCTGGTGGCGATGGCGCGCTCCGGCCAGTGA
- a CDS encoding Csu type fimbrial protein, with product MNILVSKHAFLRRTAGFASLAASVVFVAGAGTAEAATATANVGVSAVVVHACKIETLAPVTFGNYDPTETAPVQVSNGQIRVKCTRSATAYPITLSAGTGSGATCTGTPVRKMTLGADSLAYNLYQGGYTTVWGCDTSNDYDYTATNSGWTSIDIYGEIPAGQDVPAGTYNDTVVATVTF from the coding sequence ATGAACATCCTCGTTTCGAAACACGCGTTCCTCCGCCGTACAGCCGGCTTTGCGAGCCTGGCCGCTTCGGTTGTTTTCGTGGCCGGCGCGGGAACCGCGGAAGCGGCGACGGCAACGGCAAACGTCGGCGTAAGCGCGGTTGTCGTGCACGCCTGCAAGATAGAGACCCTTGCCCCCGTTACGTTCGGCAATTACGACCCCACCGAGACGGCACCCGTTCAGGTCAGCAATGGCCAGATCCGGGTGAAATGCACAAGATCAGCAACAGCATATCCGATCACGCTGAGCGCGGGCACCGGTTCGGGTGCGACATGCACCGGCACCCCGGTACGGAAGATGACTCTCGGAGCGGATTCGCTGGCCTACAACCTTTATCAGGGCGGCTACACCACCGTGTGGGGCTGCGACACTTCGAACGACTACGATTACACGGCGACTAACAGTGGATGGACATCTATAGACATCTACGGTGAGATTCCCGCCGGCCAGGACGTCCCGGCCGGCACCTACAACGATACCGTCGTGGCGACCGTAACCTTCTAG
- a CDS encoding fimbrial biogenesis chaperone: protein MISLPLAAGRLLPVLAALLFPSPQLVAAQLGVSPTRIELTAAKPTAAVTLKNESGDRLVIQNSIVAWTREGKEDRYTPTKDLIVTPPIATVAPGGSQVLRVGLRRPVDPHRGLAYRLFVQEVPPPPKAGFAGVQIALRLSLPVLVQPAAPAPPRIVWSGAKRPDGGLEITARNEGSALLAVDELTIRGTAGRPQGRGPVSVFPGGRQSWVFPAEVLEAESETAHVRASTNAGVIESDVDVEMP, encoded by the coding sequence ATGATTTCATTGCCATTGGCGGCCGGGCGGCTCTTGCCGGTCCTGGCCGCGCTTCTTTTCCCATCGCCCCAGCTTGTTGCGGCCCAGTTGGGGGTGTCCCCCACCCGCATCGAGCTGACCGCCGCCAAGCCCACGGCGGCCGTGACGCTGAAGAATGAAAGCGGAGACAGGCTCGTCATCCAGAACTCCATCGTCGCCTGGACCCGCGAGGGCAAAGAGGACCGCTATACCCCGACCAAGGATCTGATCGTCACCCCGCCCATCGCCACGGTGGCGCCGGGCGGGTCCCAGGTGCTCCGCGTGGGACTGCGCCGCCCCGTGGACCCCCACCGCGGACTGGCCTACCGGCTGTTCGTCCAGGAAGTTCCGCCGCCGCCCAAGGCCGGATTCGCCGGGGTACAAATCGCCCTGCGGCTGAGCCTGCCGGTACTGGTCCAGCCGGCGGCCCCCGCCCCGCCGCGGATCGTGTGGAGCGGGGCCAAGCGCCCCGACGGCGGGCTGGAAATCACCGCGCGGAACGAGGGCTCGGCCCTGCTTGCCGTCGACGAACTGACCATCCGCGGCACCGCCGGCAGACCCCAGGGACGAGGTCCGGTTTCGGTATTTCCCGGAGGCCGGCAAAGCTGGGTTTTCCCCGCCGAGGTCCTGGAGGCCGAATCCGAAACCGCCCATGTCCGGGCATCCACCAACGCCGGCGTCATCGAGAGCGACGTGGATGTGGAGATGCCTTGA
- a CDS encoding fimbria/pilus outer membrane usher protein: protein MWRCLECSSPALVAVLLLLMPVTGRSREQASPPPPAPAEPVSSQPAEPQTQASGTAEPRADPEERLLAVELNGEKVSEGALVLRGRDGALYVPGHEAESWRLRLPRAKTVPHDGQDYLLLANPGIVEARIDDARQTLVLKVEPSLLAGTVVEAGGRLARPKPERSGFAGFLNYDFNIMHSPQGDLQGGAAELGISNRYGLGTSAFLARHTSGQAGSELQLTRLYTTWLMDDPANMASLQLGDNIVRPWQRGHQARFAGIQYATNFGLQPRFYRYPQPAVMGSLAEASSLDIFLNATLVDRQNLPAGPFQIRDLPATNGSGEIRVVARDLLGREQVITQPFYVGRSMLREGLADFSYEAGFLRRYYGTDSMSYGAPFGSATYRRGLNSWLTGELHGQVVRDQAAVAAGGSFLIGTYGVVDAALGVSGGQGWGGLGGLGFTHQGETFSYGASSYFTNQNFTQLGIEQGQFAPKQLSDAFCGLTVTSGSSVSLRYGSANYFDRPHVDTYVANYTQNLWGGLTLSVAASYTKSDFEGAQVAAILTLPLGERTYATANARATRLQGSPTQLEFDAQLIHTPGWGPGWGYRLDASTNNRQAAQLTAQTDFGLFSAEVAHFQGDFAERAFGSGGIGLIEGHPFLSRRIQDSFAIAKVGSYKDVRVYADNQLIGRTDEEGYVVLPRLRAYDVNDVRVDDEDLPMDAQIGTLSLPVTPYFRSGVVVDFPIRRSRGATLTILLEDGKPIPAGATVTVEGIADEFPVGMDGEVYLTGLSARNELKVDWNGERCTIEADYPESEDMLPDLGKFVCAGVRR from the coding sequence ATGTGGAGATGCCTTGAATGTTCCAGCCCGGCTCTCGTCGCCGTCCTGCTGCTCCTGATGCCCGTCACGGGCCGTTCGCGGGAGCAAGCTAGCCCCCCCCCCCCTGCCCCGGCCGAACCCGTATCATCCCAGCCCGCGGAGCCGCAGACTCAGGCATCCGGCACGGCCGAACCTCGCGCGGACCCGGAGGAGCGTCTGCTGGCGGTCGAGCTGAACGGCGAAAAGGTATCGGAAGGGGCGCTGGTGTTGCGCGGGCGGGATGGAGCGCTGTACGTGCCGGGACATGAGGCGGAAAGCTGGCGGCTGCGGCTGCCCCGCGCCAAGACCGTCCCGCACGACGGCCAGGACTACCTGCTGCTGGCGAACCCGGGCATCGTCGAGGCCCGCATCGACGATGCCCGGCAGACGCTGGTATTGAAGGTCGAACCGTCCCTGCTGGCCGGCACGGTGGTCGAGGCCGGCGGCCGCCTGGCTCGACCTAAGCCTGAGCGGAGCGGTTTCGCGGGTTTCCTGAACTACGATTTCAACATCATGCATTCACCCCAGGGCGATCTCCAGGGAGGCGCGGCGGAGCTCGGGATATCGAACCGTTACGGCCTGGGCACCTCCGCCTTCCTCGCCCGGCACACCAGTGGCCAGGCCGGCTCGGAACTCCAGCTCACCCGCCTGTACACCACATGGCTCATGGACGACCCGGCGAACATGGCCAGTCTGCAGTTGGGCGACAACATCGTGCGCCCCTGGCAGCGCGGCCACCAGGCCCGCTTCGCCGGCATCCAGTACGCCACCAATTTCGGCCTTCAGCCCCGCTTCTACCGTTATCCGCAGCCGGCCGTCATGGGCAGTCTGGCCGAAGCATCGAGCCTCGACATCTTCCTGAACGCCACCCTGGTGGACCGGCAGAACCTGCCCGCCGGCCCGTTTCAAATACGCGACCTGCCCGCCACCAACGGCAGCGGCGAAATCCGCGTCGTGGCGCGCGATCTGCTCGGGCGCGAACAGGTGATCACGCAGCCCTTCTACGTCGGCAGGTCCATGCTGAGGGAAGGGCTGGCCGATTTTTCCTACGAAGCCGGTTTCCTGCGCCGCTATTACGGCACGGACAGCATGAGCTACGGCGCGCCGTTCGGCAGCGCCACCTACCGGCGCGGCTTGAACTCCTGGCTGACCGGCGAACTGCACGGACAGGTGGTCCGCGATCAGGCCGCCGTGGCGGCCGGAGGCTCGTTCCTGATCGGCACCTACGGCGTGGTCGATGCGGCGCTGGGCGTCAGCGGCGGCCAGGGCTGGGGAGGGCTCGGCGGCCTGGGCTTCACACACCAGGGCGAGACCTTCAGCTACGGCGCCAGCTCCTATTTCACCAACCAGAACTTCACCCAGCTCGGCATCGAGCAGGGCCAGTTCGCTCCCAAGCAACTGAGCGATGCGTTCTGCGGCCTCACCGTCACCAGCGGATCGAGCGTTTCCCTCCGATACGGCTCGGCCAACTACTTCGACCGGCCCCATGTCGACACCTATGTCGCGAACTACACCCAGAACCTCTGGGGAGGCCTGACCCTGAGCGTTGCGGCGAGCTATACCAAATCGGACTTCGAGGGCGCCCAGGTCGCGGCCATTCTCACCCTGCCCTTGGGAGAGCGGACGTACGCCACGGCCAACGCCCGGGCAACCCGCTTGCAAGGCTCGCCCACGCAGTTGGAGTTCGATGCCCAGTTGATCCATACTCCCGGCTGGGGACCGGGGTGGGGTTACCGGCTGGACGCCAGCACCAACAACCGCCAGGCCGCGCAACTCACCGCGCAGACCGATTTCGGACTGTTCAGCGCCGAGGTCGCACACTTCCAGGGAGATTTCGCCGAACGCGCCTTCGGCTCCGGCGGCATCGGCCTCATCGAAGGACATCCGTTCCTGTCGCGGCGAATCCAGGACAGCTTTGCCATCGCGAAGGTGGGCAGCTACAAGGACGTCAGGGTCTATGCGGACAATCAGTTGATCGGCCGGACCGACGAAGAAGGGTACGTGGTGCTGCCGCGCCTGCGGGCCTACGACGTCAACGACGTGCGGGTCGATGATGAAGACCTGCCGATGGATGCGCAGATCGGGACCCTCTCCTTGCCGGTCACGCCTTATTTCCGCAGCGGCGTGGTGGTGGACTTCCCGATCCGGCGCTCGCGCGGGGCGACGCTGACGATTCTGCTGGAAGACGGCAAACCGATCCCCGCCGGGGCGACGGTCACCGTGGAGGGAATCGCGGATGAATTTCCCGTCGGCATGGATGGCGAGGTCTATCTGACGGGTCTGTCCGCGCGGAACGAGCTGAAGGTCGACTGGAACGGAGAGCGATGCACGATCGAGGCCGATTATCCGGAATCCGAAGATATGCTGCCGGATCTGGGAAAATTCGTTTGCGCGGGAGTCCGCCGATGA
- a CDS encoding Csu type fimbrial protein gives MKRDVWKGRQWRAAAMLFSLLACPGMSGAEPYQCDIGNIGVPHSVYDPTDSNPNSSGVGTVGITCQLKNEKQTQRVQYTVALSRGFGGSYNPRQMRGGKGSLGYNLYLDAARVTVWGDGSGGTLPLRGTMLLSPTSPAQQVIHNIYGLIPALQDVYAGTYTDTITITLTY, from the coding sequence ATGAAGCGCGATGTCTGGAAAGGCCGCCAATGGAGGGCGGCAGCCATGCTTTTCTCCCTGCTGGCGTGTCCCGGAATGTCTGGCGCGGAACCGTACCAGTGCGACATCGGCAACATCGGCGTCCCGCACTCGGTCTACGATCCCACGGACTCCAACCCGAACAGCAGCGGCGTGGGCACCGTCGGGATCACTTGCCAGCTCAAGAACGAAAAGCAGACGCAGCGGGTCCAATACACGGTGGCGCTGAGCCGTGGCTTCGGCGGCAGCTACAACCCCCGGCAGATGCGGGGCGGCAAAGGATCGCTCGGCTACAACCTGTATCTGGACGCGGCCAGGGTGACGGTCTGGGGCGATGGAAGCGGCGGCACCCTGCCTCTGCGGGGCACTATGCTGTTGAGCCCTACCAGTCCCGCGCAACAGGTGATCCACAACATTTACGGTCTCATCCCGGCGCTCCAGGACGTTTACGCCGGCACCTATACCGACACGATCACCATAACACTGACGTACTGA
- the prfB gene encoding peptide chain release factor 2, producing the protein MLLGGIFDFETKQERLTEVLRELEDPKIWDNPERAQALGKERTQLEGVVNRLNEIAAGVSDAEELLQLAVEEDDEDSVESVAADLAHYESVVAEMEFRRMFSGEMDPNSAFLDIQAGSGGTEAQDWAQMLERMYLRWGERKGFKTELVEESPGEVAGIKSATIRFEGEYAYGWLRTETGVHRLVRKSPFDSGNRRHTSFSSVFVSPEIDDNIDIDINPADLRTDVYRASGAGGQHVNRTESAVRITHVPTGIVVQCQNQRSQHANRDWCMKQLRAKLYELEMQKRNTEKQKLEDSKSDIGWGSQIRSYVLDQSRIKDLRTNVETGNPQAVLDGDLDLFIEASLKSGL; encoded by the coding sequence ATGCTCTTAGGGGGTATCTTTGACTTCGAAACCAAGCAGGAACGCCTGACCGAAGTCCTGCGCGAACTGGAAGACCCGAAAATCTGGGACAACCCGGAACGCGCCCAGGCGCTCGGCAAGGAACGCACCCAACTGGAAGGCGTGGTCAACCGGCTGAACGAGATTGCGGCCGGCGTCAGCGATGCGGAGGAGCTGCTCCAGCTCGCGGTCGAGGAAGACGACGAGGACAGCGTCGAATCGGTCGCCGCGGATCTGGCGCACTATGAAAGCGTCGTCGCCGAAATGGAGTTCCGCCGCATGTTCTCCGGCGAAATGGACCCGAACAGCGCCTTCCTGGACATCCAGGCCGGTTCCGGCGGCACGGAGGCCCAGGACTGGGCGCAGATGCTGGAGCGCATGTACCTTCGCTGGGGAGAGCGCAAGGGCTTCAAGACCGAGCTGGTGGAAGAGTCGCCGGGCGAAGTCGCCGGCATCAAGAGCGCGACCATCCGCTTCGAAGGCGAATACGCCTACGGCTGGTTGCGCACCGAAACTGGCGTCCACCGGCTGGTGCGGAAATCGCCGTTCGACTCGGGCAACCGCCGGCATACTTCTTTTTCCTCCGTCTTCGTCTCGCCCGAGATCGACGACAACATCGACATCGACATCAATCCGGCCGATCTGCGCACCGACGTCTACCGCGCCAGCGGCGCCGGCGGGCAGCACGTCAACCGGACCGAATCGGCGGTGCGCATCACCCATGTCCCGACCGGCATCGTGGTGCAGTGTCAGAACCAGCGCTCCCAGCACGCCAACCGCGACTGGTGCATGAAGCAGTTGCGCGCCAAGCTCTACGAGCTGGAGATGCAGAAGCGCAACACCGAGAAGCAGAAACTGGAAGACTCCAAGTCCGACATCGGCTGGGGCAGCCAGATCCGCTCCTACGTGCTGGACCAGTCGCGCATCAAGGACCTGCGCACCAACGTGGAAACCGGCAACCCCCAGGCGGTGCTCGACGGCGACCTGGACCTGTTCATCGAAGCCAGCCTGAAGAGCGGCCTGTAA